A part of Anabas testudineus chromosome 9, fAnaTes1.2, whole genome shotgun sequence genomic DNA contains:
- the LOC113151337 gene encoding UDP-glucuronosyltransferase 2A1-like: protein MELGKSLSATVLLILCMTSSANGGNILVWYAEASHWINLKPVLETLIDRGHQVTVLIPSVSMFMKTNEPSRFRYEPFNASFSLEAMETFMDKVFQFSMYEMDQMSYLQIYIKFMDMMKTNMKFSLGYLDGVLKSDTTMKKLKEGNYDLLLADPIYPGSDLTAEILGIPLIFSLRFSIANNWERLCGQLPAPPSFVPAAMSKLTDKMNFSERVWNFVFYILQDIVLDNVFWKELDKYYSEVKGTPTSACEMMSTADIWLMRTYWDFDFPRPFLPNFKFVGGIHCRLAKPLPENMEEFVQSSGNDGIVVFTLGSMIKNITTERANMIASALSQIPQKVLWRYRGEKPKTLGANTRIFDWIPQNDLLGHPKTRAFITHGGTNGIYEAIYHGVPMVGIPMFVDQPDNMVHMKSKGAAVIVDFNSMKTEDLRDAVNTVINEKSYKENAMRLSSMHRDRPMSARDEAVFWIEFTMRNKGAKHLRVQAHELTWYQYHSLDVLGFVITVVLLLILLSIKTCKYCFRMCCNRKRKTKAE from the exons ATGGAGCTGGGAAAGAGTCTGTCTGCTACTGTTCTGTTGATTCTTTGCATGACATCCAGTGCAAATGGAGGAAACATTTTGGTGTGGTACGCTGAAGCCAGCCACTGGATTAACTTGAAGCCTGTACTAGAAACCTTGATCGACAGAGGACACCAGGTGACAGTCCTGATTCCAAGCGTGTCAATGTTCATGAAAACCAACGAACCCTCACGCTTTCGCTATGAACCCTTCAACGCGTCCTTCTCACTGGAAGCCATGGAGACGTTTATGGACAAGGTCTTTCAATTCTCCATGTATGAGATGGATCAAATGAGCTACTTGCAGATTTACATCAAATTCATGGATATGATGAAGACCAACATGAAGTTTTCCCTGGGATATTTGGACGGTGTGCTGAAATCAGACACCACCATGAAGAAGTTGAAGGAGGGAAACTATGACCTCCTTCTAGCTGACCCCATCTACCCTGGCAGTGACTTAACAGCAGAGATTTTGGGCATCCCTCTGATCTTCTCCCTGCGATTCTCCATAGCCAATAACTGGGAAAGACTCTGTGGTCAGCTACCTGCTCCACCTTCCTTTGTTCCTGCTGCCATGAGCAAACTAACAGACAAGATGAACTTCTCAGAGAGAGTGTGGAACTTTGTCTTCTACATACTTCAGGACATTGTGCTGGATAATGTATTTTGGAAAGAACTAGATAAATATTACTCTGAAGTCAAAG GAACACCGACCAGTGCCTGCGAGATGATGAGTACAGCAGACATCTGGTTGATGCGAACTTACTGGGACTTTGATTTCCCTCGTCCTTTCCTTCCGAACTTCAAATTTGTTGGTGGGATCCACTGCAGACTAGCTAAACCTTTACCAGAA AATATGGAGGAGTTTGTGCAGAGTTCTGGAAACGATGGCATTGTGGTCTTTACTTTGGGATCTATGATCAAAAATATCACAACAGAGAGGGCAAACATGATCGCCTCAGCCCTCTCTCAAATACCACAAAAG GTGCTGTGGAGGTACAGGGGAGAGAAACCAAAGACACTTGGTGCAAACACGAGAATTTTTGACTGGATCCCTCAGAATGACCTGCTGG GTCACCCCAAGACCAGAGCTTTCATCACCCATGGTGGCACTAATGGGATTTATGAGGCCATCTACCACGGTGTTCCCATGGTTGGTATCCCCATGTTTGTTGATCAGCCAGACAATATGGTCCACATGAAATCTAAGGGAGCAGCAGTTATTGTGGACTTCAACTCTATGAAGACTGAGGATCTTAGAGATGCAGTAAACACTGTCATCAATGAGAAATC GTATAAGGAAAATGCCATGCGCCTTTCCAGCATGCACCGTGACAGACCAATGAGTGCTCGAGATGAGGCAGTGTTCTGGATCGAATTCACCATGAGAAACAAAGGGGCCAAGCATTTGAGGGTCCAGGCCCATGAGCTCACCTGGTACCAGTATCACAGTCTCGATGTCCTGGGCTTCGTCATCACTGTGGTTCTACTCCTCATACTCCTCTCGATAAAGACCTGTAAATACTGCTTCAGGATGTGCTgtaacagaaagagaaagacaaaggcTGAGTAA
- the LOC113151335 gene encoding UDP-glucuronosyltransferase 2A1-like isoform X1: MKLGKSLYASVLLILCMTSSAHGGNILVWYTEASHWINMKPVLDTLINRGHQVTVLTPSVSMFMKTNESSRFRYEPFNVSFSLEAIEAYMEDFLHFSMYEMDQMNYLQIYIRFMEIMKTEFFFSLGYLDGVLKSDTVMKKLKEGKYDLLLADPLYPGSDLTAEILDIPLIFSLRFSLANNWERLCGQLPAPPSFVPAAMSKLTDKMNFSERVWNLLFYALQDIVLEKTFWKELDEYYSEVKGTPTSACEMMSRADIWLMRTYWDFDFPHPFLPNFKFVGGIHCRPAKPLPEDMEEFVQSSGDNGVVVFTLGSMINNITTEKANMIASALAQIPQKVLWRYRGEEPETLGANTRIYNWIPQNDLLGHPKTKAFITHGGTNGIYEAIYHGVPMVGIPMFGDQPDNMVHMKSKGAAVILDFTSMKTEDLRDAVNTVINEKSYKENAMRLSSIHRDRPMSPLDEAVFWIEFTMRNKGAKHLRVQAHELTWYQYHSLDVLGFIITVVLLLILLFMKTCRFCFRMCCRRRGKKKAE, translated from the exons ATGAAGCTGGGAAAGAGTCTCTATGCTTCTGTTCTGCTGATTCTTTGTATGACATCCAGTGCACATGGAGGGAACATTTTGGTGTGGTACACTGAAGCCAGCCACTGGATTAACATGAAGCCTGTACTGGACACCTTGATCAACAGAGGACACCAGGTGACAGTCCTGACTCCAAGCGTGTCAATGTTCATGAAAACCAACGAATCCTCACGCTTTCGCTACGAACCCTTTAACGTGTCCTTCTCACTGGAAGCCATTGAGGCATATATGGAAGACTTCCTTCACTTCTCCATGTATGAGATGGATCAAATGAACTACTTGCAGATTTACATCAGATTCatggaaataatgaaaactgAGTTCTTCTTTTCCCTGGGATATTTGGACGGTGTGCTAAAATCAGACACCGTCATGAAGAAGTTGAAGGAGGGAAAATATGACCTCCTTCTGGCTGACCCCCTCTACCCTGGCAGTGACTTAACAGCAGAGATTTTGGACATCCCTCTGATCTTCTCCCTGCGATTCTCCTTAGCCAATAACTGGGAAAGACTCTGTGGTCAACTACCTGCTCCACCTTCCTTTGTTCCTGCCGCCATGAGCAAACTAACCGACAAGATGAACTTCTCAGAGAGAGTGTGGAACTTACTCTTCTATGCACTGCAGGACATCGTGCTTGAAAAAACTTTTTGGAAAGAATTAGATGAATATTACTCTGAAGTCAAAG GAACACCAACCAGTGCCTGTGAGATGATGAGTAGAGCTGATATCTGGTTGATGCGAACTTACTGGGACTTTGATTTCCCTCATCCTTTCCTCCCCAACTTCAAATTTGTTGGCGGGATCCACTGCAGACCAGCTAAACCTTTACCAGAA GATATGGAGGAGTTTGTGCAGAGTTCAGGAGACAATGGCGTTGTGGTCTTCACTTTAGGATCCATGATTAACAATATCACCACAGAGAAGGCAAACATGATCGCCTCAGCCCTCGCTCAGATCCCACAAAAG GTGCTGTGGAGGTACAGAGGAGAAGAACCAGAGACACTGGGTGCAAACACGAGAATATATAACTGGATCCCTCAGAATGACCTACTGG gTCACCCCAAGACCAAAGCTTTCATCACACATGGAGGGACAAATGGGATTTATGAGGCCATCTACCACGGTGTTCCCATGGTGGGTATCCCCATGTTCGGTGATCAGCCAGACAATATGGTCCACATGAAATCTAAGGGAGCTGCAGTTATTCTGGACTTCACATCTATGAAGACTGAGGATCTTAGAGATGCAGTCAACACTGTCATCAATGAGAAATC ATATAAGGAAAATGCTATGCGCCTTTCCAGCATCCACCGTGACAGACCAATGAGTCCACTGGATGAGGCAGTGTTCTGGATCGAATTCACCATGAGAAACAAAGGGGCCAAGCATTTGAGGGTCCAGGCCCATGAGCTCACCTGGTACCAGTACCACAGTCTCGATGTCCTGGGCTTCATCATCACGGTTGTTCTACTTCTTATACTCCTCTTCatgaaaacctgcagattcTGCTTCAGGATGTGCTGTcgaagaagaggaaagaaaaaggctGAGTAA
- the LOC113151335 gene encoding UDP-glucuronosyltransferase 2A1-like isoform X2, producing MELGQHISICVVLVLCMTSSTNGGNILVWYSEGSHWINMKTVLDTLIDRGHQVTVLAPTASIYMKTNESSRFRYEPFNVSFSIETMEEFFKGFLHFFMHEMDQMSYLQIYSRFMDIMETNLQFSLKYLDGVMKSDTIMKKLKEGKYDLLLADPIYPGSDLTAEILDIPLIFSLRFSIANNWERHCGQLPAPPSFVPAAMSKLTDQMNFSERVSNFVFYILQDMMLDNKFWKELDKYYSEVKGTPTSACEMMSTADIWLMRTYWDFDFPRPLLPNFKFVGGIHCRPAKPLPEDMEEFVQSSGDNGIVVFSLGSMIKNITTEKANLIASALAQIPQKVLWRYSGEKPETLGANTRIYNWIPQNDLLGHAKTRAFITHGGTNGIYEAIYHGVPMVGIPIFGDQPENMLHMKYKGAATILDFNSMKTEDVRDAVNAVINDKSYKENIMKLSSIHHDRPITPLDEAVFWIEFTMRNKGAKHLRVQAHELTWYQYHSLDVLAFLLTVVMLLIIILMKTCRFCFRRCCHRTLKKKED from the exons ATGGAGCTGGGACAGCATATCTCTATATGTGTTGTGCTGGTACTTTGCATGACATCCAGTACAAATGGAGGGAACATTTTGGTGTGGTACAGTGAAGGCAGCCACTGGATTAACATGAAGACTGTGCTGGACACCTTGATCGACAGGGGACACCAGGTGACAGTCCTGGCCCCCACCGCGTCAATATACATGAAAACCAATGAATCCTCACGCTTTCGCTATGAACCCTTCAATGTGTCCTTCTCAATAGAAACCATGGAGGAGTTCTTCAAAGGCTTCCTTCATTTCTTCATGCATGAGATGGATCAAATGAGTTACTTGCAGATTTACAGCAGATTCATGGATATAATGGAGACCAACCTGCAGTTTTCTCTGAAGTATTTGGATGGTGTGATGAAATCAGACACCATCATGAAGAAGTTGAAGGAGGGAAAATATGACCTCCTTCTGGCTGACCCCATCTACCCTGGCAGTGACTTAACAGCAGAGATTTTGGACATCCCTCTGATCTTCTCCCTACGATTCTCCATAGCCAATAACTGGGAAAGACACTGTGGTCAGCTACCTGCTCCACCTTCCTTTGTGCCCGCTGCCATGAGCAAACTAACAGACCAGATGAACTTCTCAGAGAGAGTGTCCAACTTTGTCTTCTACATACTGCAGGACATGATGCTTGATAACAAATTTTGGAAAGAACTAGATAAATATTATTCTGAAGTCAAAG GAACGCCGACCAGTGCCTGCGAAATGATGAGTACAGCAGACATCTGGTTGATGCGAACTTACTGGGACTTTGATTTCCCCCGTCCTTTGCTCCCTAACTTCAAATTTGTTGGTGGGATCCACTGCAGACCAGCTAAACCTTTACCAGAA GATATGGAGGAGTTTGTGCAGAGTTCAGGAGACAATGGTATTGTGGTCTTCTCCTTGGGATCCATGATCAAAAACATCACCACAGAGAAGGCAAATCTGATCGCCTCAGCCCTGGCTCAGATCCCACAAAAG GTGCTATGGAGATACAGTGGAGAAAAACCTGAGACTCTGGGTGCAAATACAAGAATATACAACTGGATCCCTCAGAATGATCTACTAG GTCACGCCAAGACCAGAGCTTTCATTACCCATGGTGGCACTAATGGGATTTATGAGGCCATCTACCACGGTGTTCCCATGGTGGGTATCCCCATCTTTGGTGACCAGCCAGAAAATATGCTCCATATGAAGTATAAGGGAGCTGCAACTATTCTGGATTTTAACTCCATGAAGACTGAAGATGTACGAGATGCAGTCAATGCTGTCATCAACGACAAATC GTACAAGGAAAACATCATGAAGCTTTCCAGCATCCATCATGACAGACCAATTACTCCCCTGGACGAGGCAGTATTCTGGATAGAGTTTACTATGAGAAACAAAGGAGCTAAGCATTTGAGGGTCCAGGCCCATGAGCTCACCTGGTACCAGTACCACAGTCTCGATGTCCTGGCCTTCCTTCTAACTGTGGTTATGCTCCTCATAATCATTTTGATGAAGACCTGCAGATTTTGCTTCCGGAGGTGCTGTCACAgaacattaaagaaaaaggaagattAA
- the LOC113151335 gene encoding UDP-glucuronosyltransferase 2A1-like isoform X3 — protein MKLGKSLYASVLLILCMTSSAHGGNILVWYTEASHWINMKPVLDTLINRGHQVTVLTPSVSMFMKTNESSRFRYEPFNVSFSLEAIEAYMEDFLHFSMYEMDQMNYLQIYIRFMEIMKTEFFFSLGYLDGVLKSDTVMKKLKEGKYDLLLADPLYPGSDLTAEILDIPLIFSLRFSLANNWERLCGQLPAPPSFVPAAMSKLTDKMNFSERVWNLLFYALQDIVLEKTFWKELDEYYSEAVEGSHWINMKTVLDTLIDRGHQVTVLAPTASIYMKTNESSRFRYEPFNVSFSIETMEEFFKGFLHFFMHEMDQMSYLQIYSRFMDIMETNLQFSLKYLDGVMKSDTIMKKLKEGKYDLLLADPIYPGSDLTAEILDIPLIFSLRFSIANNWERHCGQLPAPPSFVPAAMSKLTDQMNFSERVSNFVFYILQDMMLDNKFWKELDKYYSEVKGTPTSACEMMSTADIWLMRTYWDFDFPRPLLPNFKFVGGIHCRPAKPLPEDMEEFVQSSGDNGIVVFSLGSMIKNITTEKANLIASALAQIPQKVLWRYSGEKPETLGANTRIYNWIPQNDLLGHAKTRAFITHGGTNGIYEAIYHGVPMVGIPIFGDQPENMLHMKYKGAATILDFNSMKTEDVRDAVNAVINDKSYKENIMKLSSIHHDRPITPLDEAVFWIEFTMRNKGAKHLRVQAHELTWYQYHSLDVLAFLLTVVMLLIIILMKTCRFCFRRCCHRTLKKKED, from the exons ATGAAGCTGGGAAAGAGTCTCTATGCTTCTGTTCTGCTGATTCTTTGTATGACATCCAGTGCACATGGAGGGAACATTTTGGTGTGGTACACTGAAGCCAGCCACTGGATTAACATGAAGCCTGTACTGGACACCTTGATCAACAGAGGACACCAGGTGACAGTCCTGACTCCAAGCGTGTCAATGTTCATGAAAACCAACGAATCCTCACGCTTTCGCTACGAACCCTTTAACGTGTCCTTCTCACTGGAAGCCATTGAGGCATATATGGAAGACTTCCTTCACTTCTCCATGTATGAGATGGATCAAATGAACTACTTGCAGATTTACATCAGATTCatggaaataatgaaaactgAGTTCTTCTTTTCCCTGGGATATTTGGACGGTGTGCTAAAATCAGACACCGTCATGAAGAAGTTGAAGGAGGGAAAATATGACCTCCTTCTGGCTGACCCCCTCTACCCTGGCAGTGACTTAACAGCAGAGATTTTGGACATCCCTCTGATCTTCTCCCTGCGATTCTCCTTAGCCAATAACTGGGAAAGACTCTGTGGTCAACTACCTGCTCCACCTTCCTTTGTTCCTGCCGCCATGAGCAAACTAACCGACAAGATGAACTTCTCAGAGAGAGTGTGGAACTTACTCTTCTATGCACTGCAGGACATCGTGCTTGAAAAAACTTTTTGGAAAGAATTAGATGAATATTACTCTGAA GCAGT TGAAGGCAGCCACTGGATTAACATGAAGACTGTGCTGGACACCTTGATCGACAGGGGACACCAGGTGACAGTCCTGGCCCCCACCGCGTCAATATACATGAAAACCAATGAATCCTCACGCTTTCGCTATGAACCCTTCAATGTGTCCTTCTCAATAGAAACCATGGAGGAGTTCTTCAAAGGCTTCCTTCATTTCTTCATGCATGAGATGGATCAAATGAGTTACTTGCAGATTTACAGCAGATTCATGGATATAATGGAGACCAACCTGCAGTTTTCTCTGAAGTATTTGGATGGTGTGATGAAATCAGACACCATCATGAAGAAGTTGAAGGAGGGAAAATATGACCTCCTTCTGGCTGACCCCATCTACCCTGGCAGTGACTTAACAGCAGAGATTTTGGACATCCCTCTGATCTTCTCCCTACGATTCTCCATAGCCAATAACTGGGAAAGACACTGTGGTCAGCTACCTGCTCCACCTTCCTTTGTGCCCGCTGCCATGAGCAAACTAACAGACCAGATGAACTTCTCAGAGAGAGTGTCCAACTTTGTCTTCTACATACTGCAGGACATGATGCTTGATAACAAATTTTGGAAAGAACTAGATAAATATTATTCTGAAGTCAAAG GAACGCCGACCAGTGCCTGCGAAATGATGAGTACAGCAGACATCTGGTTGATGCGAACTTACTGGGACTTTGATTTCCCCCGTCCTTTGCTCCCTAACTTCAAATTTGTTGGTGGGATCCACTGCAGACCAGCTAAACCTTTACCAGAA GATATGGAGGAGTTTGTGCAGAGTTCAGGAGACAATGGTATTGTGGTCTTCTCCTTGGGATCCATGATCAAAAACATCACCACAGAGAAGGCAAATCTGATCGCCTCAGCCCTGGCTCAGATCCCACAAAAG GTGCTATGGAGATACAGTGGAGAAAAACCTGAGACTCTGGGTGCAAATACAAGAATATACAACTGGATCCCTCAGAATGATCTACTAG GTCACGCCAAGACCAGAGCTTTCATTACCCATGGTGGCACTAATGGGATTTATGAGGCCATCTACCACGGTGTTCCCATGGTGGGTATCCCCATCTTTGGTGACCAGCCAGAAAATATGCTCCATATGAAGTATAAGGGAGCTGCAACTATTCTGGATTTTAACTCCATGAAGACTGAAGATGTACGAGATGCAGTCAATGCTGTCATCAACGACAAATC GTACAAGGAAAACATCATGAAGCTTTCCAGCATCCATCATGACAGACCAATTACTCCCCTGGACGAGGCAGTATTCTGGATAGAGTTTACTATGAGAAACAAAGGAGCTAAGCATTTGAGGGTCCAGGCCCATGAGCTCACCTGGTACCAGTACCACAGTCTCGATGTCCTGGCCTTCCTTCTAACTGTGGTTATGCTCCTCATAATCATTTTGATGAAGACCTGCAGATTTTGCTTCCGGAGGTGCTGTCACAgaacattaaagaaaaaggaagattAA
- the LOC113151336 gene encoding UDP-glucuronosyltransferase 2A1-like isoform X2, producing MELGKSLSATVLLILCMTSSANGGNILVWYTEASHWINMKPVLETLIDRGHQVTVLTPSVSLFMKTNEPSRFRYEPFNVSFSLETIEAFMEEFLQFSIYEMNQMSYLQIYIRFMDMMKTNVQVSLKYLDGVMKSDTTMKKLKEGNYDLLLADPIYPGSDLTAEILGIPLIFSLRFSIANNWERLCGQLPAPPSFVPAAMSKLTDKMNFSERVWNFVFYILQDIVLDNVFWKELDKYYSEVKGDHWINMKPVLDTLINRGHQVTVLTPSVSMFMKTNESSRFRYEPFNVSFSLEAIEAYMEEFLHFSMYEMDQMNYLQIYIRFMEIMKTDFYFSLGYLDGVLKSDTVMKKLKEGKYDLLLADPLYPGSDLTAEILDIPLIFSLRFSLANNWERLCGQLPAPPSFVPAAMSKLTDQMNFSERVWNLLFYALQDIVLEKTFWKELDEYYSEVKGTPTSACEMMSRADIWLMRTYWDFDFPHPFLPNFKFVGGIHCRPAKPLPEDMEEFVQSSGDNGVVVFTLGSMINNITTEKANMIASALAQIPQKVLWRYRGEEPETLGANTRIYNWIPQNDLLGHPKTKAFITHGGTNGIYEAIYHGVPMVGIPMFADQPDNMVHMKSKGAAVILDFNSMKTEDLRDAVNTVINKKSYKENAMHLSSIHRDRPMSPLDEAVFWIEFTMRNKGAKHLRVQAHELTWYQYHSLDVLGFVVTVVLLLILLSIKTCKYCFQMSCNRKRKTKAE from the exons ATGGAGCTGGGAAAGAGTCTGTCTGCTACTGTTCTGCTGATTCTTTGCATGACATCCAGTGCAAATGGAGGGAACATTTTGGTGTGGTACACTGAAGCCAGCCACTGGATTAACATGAAGCCTGTACTAGAAACCTTGATCGACAGGGGACACCAGGTGACAGTCCTGACTCCGAGCGTGTCATTGTTCATGAAAACCAACGAACCCTCACGCTTTCGCTATGAACCCTTCAACGTGTCCTTCTCACTGGAAACCATTGAGGCGTTTATGGAAGAGTTTCTTCAGTTCTCCATTTATGAGATGAATCAAATGAGTTACTTGCAGATTTATATCAGATTCATGGATATGATGAAGACAAACGTGCAGGTTTCTCTCAAGTATTTGGATGGTGTGATGAAATCAGACACCACCATGAAGAAGTTGAAGGAGGGAAACTATGACCTCCTTCTAGCTGACCCCATCTACCCTGGCAGTGACTTAACAGCAGAGATTTTGGGCATCCCTCTGATCTTCTCCCTGCGATTCTCTATAGCCAATAACTGGGAAAGACTCTGTGGTCAGCTACCTGCTCCACCTTCCTTTGTTCCTGCTGCCATGAGCAAACTAACAGACAAGATGAACTTCTCAGAGAGAGTGTGGAACTTTGTCTTTTACATACTGCAGGACATCGTGCTGGATAATGTATTTTGGAAAGAACTAGATAAATATTACTCTGAAGTCAAAGGTGA CCACTGGATTAACATGAAGCCTGTACTGGACACCTTGATCAACAGAGGACACCAGGTGACAGTCCTGACTCCAAGCGTGTCAATGTTCATGAAAACCAACGAATCCTCACGCTTTCGCTACGAACCCTTTAACGTGTCCTTCTCACTGGAAGCCATTGAGGCATATATGGAAGAGTTCCTTCACTTCTCCATGTATGAGATGGATCAAATGAACTACTTGCAGATTTACATCAGATTCatggaaataatgaaaactgACTTCTATTTTTCCCTGGGATATTTGGACGGTGTGCTAAAATCAGACACCGTCATGAAGAAGTTGAAGGAGGGAAAATATGACCTCCTTCTGGCTGACCCCCTCTACCCTGGCAGTGACTTAACAGCAGAGATTTTGGACATCCCTCTGATCTTCTCCCTGCGATTCTCCTTAGCCAATAACTGGGAAAGACTCTGTGGTCAGCTACCTGCTCCACCTTCCTTTGTTCCTGCCGCCATGAGCAAACTAACAGACCAGATGAACTTCTCAGAGAGAGTGTGGAACTTACTCTTCTATGCACTGCAGGACATCGTGCTTGAAAAAACTTTTTGGAAAGAATTAGATGAATATTACTCTGAAGTCAAAG GAACACCAACCAGTGCCTGCGAGATGATGAGTAGAGCTGATATCTGGTTGATGCGAACTTACTGGGACTTTGATTTCCCTCATCCTTTCCTCCCCAACTTCAAATTTGTTGGTGGGATCCACTGCAGACCAGCTAAACCTTTACCAGAA GATATGGAGGAGTTTGTGCAGAGTTCAGGAGACAATGGCGTTGTGGTCTTCACTTTAGGATCCATGATTAACAATATCACCACAGAGAAGGCAAACATGATCGCCTCAGCCCTCGCTCAGATCCCACAAAAG GTGCTGTGGAGGTACAGAGGAGAAGAACCAGAGACACTGGGTGCAAACACGAGAATATATAACTGGATCCCTCAGAATGACCTACTGG gTCACCCCAAGACCAAAGCTTTCATCACACATGGAGGGACAAATGGGATTTATGAGGCCATCTACCACGGTGTTCCCATGGTGGGTATCCCCATGTTTGCTGATCAGCCAGACAATATGGTCCACATGAAATCTAAGGGAGCAGCAGTTATTCTGGACTTCAACTCTATGAAGACTGAGGATCTTAGAGATGCAGTCAACACTGTCATCAATAAGAAATC ATATAAGGAAAATGCTATGCACCTTTCCAGCATCCACCGTGACAGACCAATGAGTCCACTGGATGAGGCAGTGTTCTGGATCGAATTCACCATGAGAAACAAAGGGGCCAAGCATTTGAGGGTCCAGGCCCATGAGCTCACCTGGTACCAGTACCACAGTCTCGATGTCCTGGGCTTCGTTGTCACTGTGGTTCTACTCCTCATACTCCTCTCGATAAAGACCTGTAAATACTGCTTCCAGATGTCCTgtaacagaaagagaaagacaaaggcTGAGTAA
- the LOC113151336 gene encoding UDP-glucuronosyltransferase 2A1-like isoform X1, whose amino-acid sequence MELGKSLSATVLLILCMTSSANGGNILVWYTEASHWINMKPVLETLIDRGHQVTVLTPSVSLFMKTNEPSRFRYEPFNVSFSLETIEAFMEEFLQFSIYEMNQMSYLQIYIRFMDMMKTNVQVSLKYLDGVMKSDTTMKKLKEGNYDLLLADPIYPGSDLTAEILGIPLIFSLRFSIANNWERLCGQLPAPPSFVPAAMSKLTDKMNFSERVWNFVFYILQDIVLDNVFWKELDKYYSEVKGTPTSACEMMSTADIWLMRTYWDFDFPRPFLPNFKFVGGIHCRPAKPLPEDMEEFVQSSGNDGIVVFTLGSMVKNITTERANMIASALAQIPQKVLWRYRGEKPKTLGANTRISDWIPQNDLLGHPKTRAFITHGGTNGIYEAIYHGVPMVGIPMFADQPENLSHMKSKGAAVIVDFNSMKTEDLRDAVNTVINEKSYKENAMRLSSMHRDRPMSARDEAVFWIEFTMRNKGAKHLRVQAHELTWYQYHSLDVLGFVITVVLLLILLSIKTCKYCFRMCCNRKRKTKAE is encoded by the exons ATGGAGCTGGGAAAGAGTCTGTCTGCTACTGTTCTGCTGATTCTTTGCATGACATCCAGTGCAAATGGAGGGAACATTTTGGTGTGGTACACTGAAGCCAGCCACTGGATTAACATGAAGCCTGTACTAGAAACCTTGATCGACAGGGGACACCAGGTGACAGTCCTGACTCCGAGCGTGTCATTGTTCATGAAAACCAACGAACCCTCACGCTTTCGCTATGAACCCTTCAACGTGTCCTTCTCACTGGAAACCATTGAGGCGTTTATGGAAGAGTTTCTTCAGTTCTCCATTTATGAGATGAATCAAATGAGTTACTTGCAGATTTATATCAGATTCATGGATATGATGAAGACAAACGTGCAGGTTTCTCTCAAGTATTTGGATGGTGTGATGAAATCAGACACCACCATGAAGAAGTTGAAGGAGGGAAACTATGACCTCCTTCTAGCTGACCCCATCTACCCTGGCAGTGACTTAACAGCAGAGATTTTGGGCATCCCTCTGATCTTCTCCCTGCGATTCTCTATAGCCAATAACTGGGAAAGACTCTGTGGTCAGCTACCTGCTCCACCTTCCTTTGTTCCTGCTGCCATGAGCAAACTAACAGACAAGATGAACTTCTCAGAGAGAGTGTGGAACTTTGTCTTTTACATACTGCAGGACATCGTGCTGGATAATGTATTTTGGAAAGAACTAGATAAATATTACTCTGAAGTCAAAG GAACACCGACCAGTGCCTGCGAGATGATGAGTACAGCTGACATCTGGTTGATGCGAACTTACTGGGACTTTGATTTCCCTCGTCCTTTCCTTCCCAACTTCAAATTTGTTGGTGGGATCCACTGCAGACCAGCTAAACCTTTACCAGAA GATATGGAGGAGTTTGTGCAGAGTTCTGGAAACGATGGCATTGTGGTCTTTACTTTGGGGTCAATGGTCAAAAATATCACAACAGAGAGGGCAAACATGATCGCCTCAGCCCTCGCTCAAATACCACAAAAG GTGCTGTGGAGGTACAGGGGAGAGAAACCAAAGACACTTGGTGCAAACACGAGAATTTCTGACTGGATCCCTCAGAATGACCTGCTGg GTCACCCCAAGACAAGAGCTTTCATCACACATGGTGGCACTAATGGGATTTATGAGGCCATCTACCACGGTGTTCCCATGGTGGGTATCCCCATGTTTGCTGATCAGCCAGAAAATTTGTCCCACATGAAATCTAAGGGAGCAGCAGTTATTGTGGACTTCAACTCTATGAAGACTGAGGATCTTAGAGATGCAGTCAACACTGTCATCAATGAGAAATC GTATAAGGAAAATGCCATGCGCCTTTCCAGCATGCACCGTGACAGACCAATGAGTGCTCGAGATGAGGCAGTGTTCTGGATCGAATTCACCATGAGAAACAAAGGGGCCAAGCATTTGAGGGTCCAGGCCCATGAGCTCACCTGGTACCAGTACCACAGTCTTGATGTCCTGGGCTTCGTCATCACTGTGGTTCTGCTCCTCATACTCCTCTCGATAAAGACCTGTAAATACTGCTTCAGGATGTGCTgtaacagaaagagaaagacaaaggcTGAGTAA